Part of the Vigna angularis cultivar LongXiaoDou No.4 chromosome 1, ASM1680809v1, whole genome shotgun sequence genome, TTAACTTGGTTGAATTGAGCCTGTTGAATAATCCATTTGATATGTTCagttaatttagttttgaaaGTCTGACAACAAGCATCTCTATAAATATTTCGACACAAATAATAAGTAGGGataatgtcaaataaatataaaaaatataggtgtgtcaaataatcatttttcttaAGCAAAATCAACTAGAACTATGGCAATTTGCATGATTGCTCTCCTTATTTATCTAAGTGAACTTTACTTTATACGTACCCGTCTGTATCGGTATATATCAGAGTTAAGAGGAAATCGATCAATGTTGATCGGAATCAATTACTCATTTAGTTAATCTAAACAAGTAAATAATctgatttaacaaaattgaacTGTGATTAGATCCATTCTAATTAGaaactcataaaaaaaatttataaatacatttaaaagaaTAGTGGTTAGGACTTTTAgacatatttattataatatcagTTGCTTGACCCATTAAATCCGAACTAATTTAAGCATTGAAATATCTAATCGGAGTTGGAATATCAGTTGGAATATCcgaacaaaaagaaagaaagctgaagagagaaaaattgttttaaggGTACACTCAGCCCTTACACCCCGAAACATGAACTAAATGAATTTTGTACTTCTTACATGCCTTATTACAGAACATTACAAGAAATTGAACTTATATCAGATAGAAGTGATTGGCTTCGTAGAGAATAGAGaattatagaaaaattgaacaagtttttctctttttgtttgcATACTATATAGTAAAGTATTTTTTGGAATCATCTAATATGATGTTGAAGTCTTATAAAGTTAATTCAGCTACCAACAGCATAAAATTTAACCAATTAACGTAAGCACTTGGTAAGTGTATCAAAAGGAATTCATCATACCGAAGTATTATCTATTATATGTATCAGAATGATTACATGAAAGAATCAATGCCTAAAACTAGAATAACTACATATGGACTCAGGAAAATCAATGTCTGTCTTTCATGTTTTGTGTTCTCATTCTGGTAGCTGATGATCCTCCCTTTTGTCCCATTCGTCTACGAGACCTTGTCTTCACCTCAATCACTTCCTCCTGAAACTTACTTCCCCATCTCTCAAAATCACTACAAACACTCACACTTCCCCATCTTTCATGATCACTACCCACACTCATGACTTGGCTTCTCAGACCCAATTCACTGTCGTACTGTTCTCGAAGCCTTGGATTGGACAAGGTCTTGTAAGCTGCATTCACCTGCACAAACAGCCTCGTAGACTCCTCTTTCATGGTGGGATCGTGGCACACATCAGGGTGGTACCTTAGAGCCATAGATCTATAAGCCCTCTTAATCTCATCCATTGTTGCTCTTTCCGGACTCACAGACAGTACCTTGTACAAGTTTTCTTGGGTTGTGGCTCTGCATGAAACAGTACCAAACTTCACAGTGGAAACTCTTTGCTGTGGAAGGCCATGAGATTGAAAGGGCTTGTACATGTTTAGGCTTGAACTTGAACTTAAAGATAAAGCATCCATTGCTCTAGTTAATTTTATGTGCCAAGCTATTTTGATCTGTGAAGATGAATGTGGAAAATGGATACGGAACTCACTTGTATTTATATTTGTGATGGTTGAGAAGGAGCTTAGGTGATGCTATGAAGAAGCCTAGGTGCTGCTTGGAACACACGTGATAATAGCTACTTCATTATTTTATGTTGATTATTTGCGAACGTACGTTGAATATTCAAAGGAAAATAAAGTATTAGGTTACAAACATGACTTTTCTAAGGGAAGATAGGTATGATTGgtgtataaaatatgaatagaaAAAATGTGAAGAAACTGTAGCTAGCAACCATGTTTGACTGATGCAACCAATATGCATGTCTATTTTTGAATCTGGCACAGTCGGCTGGTAGGGTCAAAAgggtgttttttttatataaattaaggtaggtttaaaccctccttTGGTTCTCATATTTATTGGTCAATCTTAAGTGggtctttgtatttttttggtCTCAATTGGGTTCATAAACATGTAAAttatctcaattgggtccaaatattcgaaaaattgagtcaattaagctctgtccgttaagttttcacaaacggcgttaaaattgACTGACGTGGTGTACGCTTAATGTGCAAGTTTtcacaaacggcgttaaaattgACTGACGTGGTGTACGCTTAATGTGCTGACGTAAAACTATTATATTACGTggaattttttaacttaattaaccATGTTTGACGTGGCACAAAATGAATTAGtaatattaagattttttagaattagaaattttttaataaaatagggTTAGAGAAAGGGAATTAGGGATTTTATCCGTAAGTTCAGTAGAAGAACATATGAGAGAGAGAAGACGAAGCAGTAACCTCACCCAGCCATCGTTCTCTGCCATCCTGCAAGCCCTAAACTTGCTCACCCTCCGCGTTTCTCCCTTGGACCCGCTTCGTGCTCCCAATAATGCTGCCAACAAAGGGCCGCTGCCAAACACGTCTTCTTCGTCTCTGCCATGGCGGAGCCCAAGGTCTCTGCCCTGCAGTGCCAGAAGGACCCCAATCGCGTCTTCTTCGTCTCCGCTTCGCGTTCGTGTTCGGCAACGATGTCGAGGGTTATTACGAGAAGCTTTTATGTCCTTATTGTTGTCGCGGCTTCTTCAGATTTCTGCTTTTGGAGGGAGTTGGTTCATCGGATTCGGATTCGTCTGATTCGTAGTCTCAATCATTTGATAACGATCTTGTTGCTCTGGTTCCGAACCTTTGTACGAAATTTTGATTCTCTGGATTCGTTTCTGGCGTCAGAGGGTACCCTTCTCTCAAGTTAAAGTCTCAGATTCGCAAATCTTGGTCCTCTTCTGAGTTTCAGGGTAAAAAGCTTCACTTTCATGTAAATTGAGGAGTACCCAACAGGGTCAGTTCGCGGTTGAGAGCTTCAACTGGTGCTCAGATGACCGTTAGAATAGGGAATGTTCAGAAATGCTGGGAAAAAAGGGCTTCAACCCAACATGAAAGAGGTGACTTCTGCCCAAGACCTTGTAGAGTCACTGTTAAACGCGGGGACAACCTGGTGGTGGTTGATTTCTTCTCTCCTGGCTGTGATGGCTGCAAAGCTCTTAATCCTAAGATATGTCAACTGACAGAGATGAATCCTGATGTTCAAATCCTTCAAGTGAATTATGAGGAGCATAAGTCCATGTGTTATAGCCTCAATGTCCATGTTCTCCCTTTCTTGAAAAATCTCCTTGTTGTGGTGGTTCGATTTGTTCGATTTTAACCTTAGTAATCTCCttgttattattgattatcGTCCTTGTCAGAAATAGTGCCATCATCACCATCAATCGCTTCGACGCGTCCAAGTTTCCCATCCGCTTCGACGGCCAGATCCATGGCTTCAACAATCATCAATGTCACTGTTGGCGGAGGGCTCTTTCCGATCGCGATGGCCCTCTAACCCTATTTCATTAAAAATCTCCTAATCCGATGAAATTTTTAATCTggacaattaaataatataacataacaCTTCATATAACACTTAGAAAtacttaataacaaattaaataacaaattccACGTAATATAAGACATATACATCAGCAAATTAAGTGTACACCACGTCAGCCAATTTTAACaccgtttatgaaaacttaACGGATAAGgcttaataatatttgaatccAATTGAGAtaatttacaagtttatggactCAATTGAgatcgaaaaaaaaaaacgagaatccacttgagattgaccaataaataaatatgaggACCAAACTAAGGTTTAAACCATTAAGGTATTATATCTTCATATAGTGTACATTGTCAAGCTGGAATTTTCGTAGTAAACAACTTTACAGAGACAAATGTGTCGTATATGGGTGCAATCAGGGTCGAGTTTGAGTTTAATATTAGTTAATGTGATcgaataagttaaaaatttctTACATCTTGTATgcaaaattatttatctaatgGTGTCGTCAAATATTAGTTCAATTGACGTAACTAACATTACCCAATATTTTATCGAGAGAACCTGAAATATTTCCTCATAATTCATgcaattttgtaattttcttccTATTAGAAAactattttctctaattttatttaaattgtttaatatccaaaataatagttaaataCTAGTatcaaaataactttttatattataaaaattacacCAGTTAAATGAAATTGATGTGACAATATTAGAGTTTTATAAATTTGGAAACACTTAATTAgtgaatatataatattgattagaGAAGGAACTAATGAAGTATACctatgttatattaattatacttttcaTTCAATATGTAAGATATTACATTACAAagtgaaatataattattgtgaTTATGACAACACAAAAGGGgtgttttttgaaaaattgttgtGGTGTCTATTTATGTCAAAATCTGAGTGTTTGTTTGCTAATGTTAATAATAGAATTAACCTTAAACGAGATGAGTATGAAAGGGAATGTGATAATTGTTACATcttacagaaaaattaaaattaatatagtacgaaaataattaaataataatactaacaCAAAAAATACATACAATATTACTTATATAACGTCagtcaaaaatagaaaatgatattgaatataataatttgCATTGATCatgtattatttaaatagtaatATACAATCAAGAtcttataattatgataatacaAACAAATATCTTCTTAAATATGATGTTGATTACTATAATATTACaccataaaagaaaattaatattgtgaATACCAAAATCAAGAGTCATAAATGATAAGATATTTgacaaaatatttgatttgtcTAACTTCCCCTCTCAAACTAGGGGTGACATGGTCATGCCAAGTTTGTCTCTTAACAAGTTGAATCTGGTTTGAGTGAGAGGTTTAGTCAAACAGTCTACAATTTGATTAGTAGTAGGAACATAGACCACAATTACTTCATTTTGTAGGACTTGATCACATGTGCAGTGTACATCTATCACAATGTGTTTAGACCATAGGTGCATGACTGGATTAGAAGCAATTGACTTGACATAGCTAATCACACCACAAAATTGGTTTTTTGAGCATTTGTAGTTTTAGTTCTGTTAGTAGATATTTAATCCAAGCTACTTCAACAGCAAGATCAGCCAAGGCTTTGTATTCTGATTTTGTGTTTGATCGTGACACTaccttttgttttcttgaagACTAGAAAACAAGAGTTTCTCCAAGAAACACACACTTTCATACCATGGATTTTCTGTCATCAGTACTAGTTGCTCAATCTGCATCAGAATACCTCATTATGTTAAGATCATTTGAAGGTTTTATGTGCAAACATAAGTTCATTGTGCCTTGAGGATATCTTAGTATTCTTTTTATTCCTTGCTAGTGATCCATGGTAGGTGGCTCATGTATTGACTGAGTTTATTGACAATAAAAGTAATGTATGGCCTTGTGTTGGTCAAATATTTCAATCCACTTATGGCTTTTCTGTACAAAGTAGCATTGGTCATTGGTTCCCCTTCTATAGTGAATTGTCTACCAGTCACCATTGTGTTGGACAGGCAGAAACTGTCTCCATGTTGAACTTCTTCATAATATCTTTTATGTATTTAGTTTGTCGTAAGTACATTCCACTGTCATTCTTTTGTACTTTAATGCCAAGAAAGTAGTGTATATGTCCTAAGTCTTTCAATAAGAAAACAACACTAAGTTGATTGATGAATGTTTCTAAATATTGGCAGTTGCTTCCTGTTACAATaatatcattagcataaatgAGAAGGAACGTGGTACGATTTGTACCTCTAAGAATGAATAGAGAAGAATCACTTTTGGTGTTTTGAAAACCCTAATTCAGAAGTGTATCTCTTAGTTTATCAAACCAAAACCTTAGGTACACTTACACCAAACTTCTCAAAAggaacaaaaattgaaattaaagtaGAAACACACTAAACTACCACAattaaggaaaacaataaatctACATTATGCGGCCTAATGATGAATTAGAAGGAACTTTGGTTCCCCCTTGCCCACCAACTATAAATTTtgcttaattaattaaatgtcCAATGTTCTTGTTAGGACAAACCCCTAACAAGCCGAAAATACAAGTCCAAAGGAAAGCaactaaaatttacaattaaaagaaaatacacacAAATTTCTCTTTCTCACCAAGTgtataatttcttttcttgtgttttagaCCAAGACTTCAAGCTTCCCTTCAAGGCCTCCTTCACCTTTGGATCTTCCTCACTGTTTTGGGTTGTCCTCCCAATGatcctcaattttttttaaccatcCAAAGACCTACACCACAAGTTAACACCACTAAAGCCAAAAGGAGtccaaggaaaaagaaagaaaagttctAAAATGAACAAAGGCTCTTCAAAAGGAGTTTTAATTTGACAAAACCATGAATGTTTAGAAGACAATCAAGCAATTAAATAGTAAGAAAGAAATTTTAGCACAACAAAAGGAGTTACCTAAAGAAAGACACTAGAATAgatcacaaaaacaaaaaactccTAGAAAATCGCAAGGTACTTTTATCCTTTTGCAAGCTAGACCAAATGGTGCACTAAGGCAACCTTTTAAGATCATCATGGTTGCTAGAACAACAGCTAAGGATGTGAATTTCAGCTCTGAAATCAGCATCAAAGTGCTCACACAAAAGTTGGTTACATATAGTACATGCATGtgcttttacttttactttttgcttttgctttttgtactttttgtctacttttcttttgtaccttttgtctctcttttttttaatttttagcaCAAACACACACCAAATCAGACCTCAAATCTGGAATGTTTCAACAAGTTTGATGATCATACAAGTTTATTGCACCAAAATAAAGACAACCTACTAGAATCAAGTATAgcataaaacacaaaaaaagtgACATAATGAAAACCTAACTCTATGAACTTGTTCATGATCTAACAACAAGTATGAACGCAAATACATAACATAAAAGCACTCAAACGCACAAATATTGATCAGTTTTTGGAAATGacttaaacatatattttttatgatttttaaagttTCAACTAAAAAGTAGAGACATCAAAAGGACTAaacatgactctagacaacgtggaatgatttgaaacttaaaatgactcaaacaaatatatattgacCAAACAAAATAGTGGAGAAAGactcaaaaacataaaaaagcaCACAAGAACACAAGAACATGAAAAACTAAGCCAAAAGACCGAATGACTCAAAGAACAACACAATGAGAGCCATGATGAACATGAAATATGAAATGGACAACAAGGCAAGACAAACAAGgataatatataaacaacacGAAAGCACAAAAATATAGATAGGGACCAAGAATCTTAGCTCTTGAAGAAccaaagctcttgataccaaatgatggcAACCTCCTTGAGCTAGGTTGGGTCAAAGCTTAGGAAGAAGCAAAGAGATGGTCCCTATGATGGATATGGTTTCGGAAATGGATGGGAAAAGGGTGATATGATGCGCAAATGATGGTGGTATGGTGATAGGTTCACGAATTTTAGTGATAGGATGAAGATGATGTGTATTTTGAAGGTTCAAGGAGTAGATAGGCCAATTCCATGAGGTAGGTGTTAACacattgacaagtgtaccaaatcttatcaagtaatataaaatgataagaccaagtatcgtgtcctagaagactcacggcactaaacagtcatgtaataccttaactaattaagacttaagaacaatttcattgatttagaatgtaaaatgcagaaaaagtaaatatgaatgcaatttgatcaattgaggcaaAATACAAAAGTGAatgaatgattttgataatatgagatgagtatgttgttggggtttagatttcaccatccTTACTCTTAtccatataagaattcatcttcttcattcaattgttaacgtcactatctaaattacttaaaacatgatccctcgacgaagaaagtctatccttaattattagaccacaatctcttgcatccctaataattaattatgcattacgaaTAAAAGCTTAAGACAATCAAACCTCCTATCCCCATCCCtggg contains:
- the LOC108340565 gene encoding chaperone protein dnaJ 20, chloroplastic, producing MDALSLSSSSSLNMYKPFQSHGLPQQRVSTVKFGTVSCRATTQENLYKVLSVSPERATMDEIKRAYRSMALRYHPDVCHDPTMKEESTRLFVQVNAAYKTLSNPRLREQYDSELGLRSQVMSVGSDHERWGSVSVCSDFERWGSKFQEEVIEVKTRSRRRMGQKGGSSATRMRTQNMKDRH